In the genome of Magnolia sinica isolate HGM2019 chromosome 2, MsV1, whole genome shotgun sequence, one region contains:
- the LOC131237471 gene encoding dirigent protein 22-like, producing the protein MARTHFQTIIFITFFLIFTIVATAKPDFKFRKEKISHLQFYFHDVIDGPNRTAVQVAAAPSTNTSVTGFGAVTMFDNPLTKGPNPMSKMVGRAQGMYAVASQQELGLLMNMNFVFAEGKYKGSTLSVLGRNAVLAKEREMPVVGGSGLFRFARGYALAKTYSLDPIRAIVEYDVFVMHY; encoded by the coding sequence atggctcgaactcatttccaAACCATCATCTTCATCAccttcttcctcatcttcaccatcgTTGCCACTGCAAAACCCGATTTCAAGTTCAGGAAAGAGAAGATCAGCCACCTACAATTCTACTTCCACGACGTCATCGACGGTCCCAACCGCACAGCAGTCCAAGTAGCTGCTGCGCCATCAACAAACACCTCAGTTACAGGGTTCGGCGCAGTGACCATGTTCGACAACCCTCTAACGAAAGGCCCTAATCCAATGTCGAAGATGGTGGGAAGAGCTCAAGGAATGTATGCGGTCGCATCGCAGCAAGAGCTTGGATTGCTAATGAATATGAACTTTGTATTTGCAGAAGGGAAGTATAAGGGGAGTACGCTTAGCGTGCTCGGGAGGAACGCTGTACTcgcaaaggagagagagatgcCTGTGGTTGGAGGGAGTGGTTTGTTTCGATTTGCCAGAGGCTACGCTCTGGCTAAAACGTATAGTCTTGACCCTATTAGAGCGATTGTAGAGTATGATGTCTTTGTTATGCATTACTGA